Proteins encoded within one genomic window of Candidatus Brevundimonas colombiensis:
- the rpoC gene encoding DNA-directed RNA polymerase subunit beta' — MNQEVLNIFNPVPVTPTFDQIKIALASPEKIRSWSFGEIKKPETINYRTFKPERDGLFCARIFGPTKDYECLCGKYKRMKYKGIICEKCGVEVTLARVRRERMGHIDLAAPVAHIWFLKSLPSRISLMLDMALKDVERVLYFENYIVTEPGLTPLKQNQLLTEDEFYRYQEEFGDDGFTAEIGAEAVRNLLMGIDLHAEAEKHRGELADNPSEMKAKKASKRLKLIEAFLESGNKPEWMILTIVPVIPPELRPLVPLDGGRFATSDLNDLYRRVINRNNRLKRLMELRAPDIIIRNEKRMLQESVDALFDNGRRGRVITGANKRPLKSLADMLKGKQGRFRQNLLGKRVDYSGRSVITVGPELKLHECGLPKKMALELFKPFIYARLDAKGLSGTVKQSKRMVEREQPAVWDILDEVIREHPVLLNRAPTLHRLGIQAFEPKLIEGKAIRLHPLVCTAFNADFDGDQMAVHVPLSLEAQLEARVLMMSTNNILSPANGKPIIVPSQDIVLGLYYLSLVKDGEPGEGKLFANIGEIDAALDAKVVTLHSRIKARWTEQDAQGAEVTKVIDTTPGRMKLAALLPRNPNVGYRLLEKNLTKKEIGNLIDVVYRHCGQKATVIFADQMMGLGFREAAKAGISFGKDDIVIPAKKVELVAETRTQVEEYEQQYADGLITRGEKYNKVVDAWAKATDRIADAMMGEIAQPRVLIEGENPDINSVFMMANSGARGSQAQMKQLGGMRGLMAKPSGEIIETPITSNFKEGLTVLEYFNSTHGARKGLADTALKTANSGYLTRRLVDVAQDSIVTEIDCGSTRGITLRAVMEGGDVLVSLGQRILGRYAAEDIKEPGTDTVLFPADTYLVEEVVEAVDAAGVQSVKVRSALTCEADAGICAHCYGRDLARGTNVNIGEAVGVIAAQSIGEPGTQLTMRTFHIGGTAQVAETSFMEATNAGNARIAGPTVVAAHGDLVAMSRNVTVTVVVDGKDRETHKAPYGARIRVKDGGEVKRGQRLAEWDPYTTPILTEVGGIVRFEDLVEGLSVKEETDEATGIAQRVVSDWRASPRGSDLRPAMGVTLGDAYAKLSSGSDARYLLPVGAVLSVSNGDEVKPGEIIARVPTEGAKTRDITGGLPRVAELFEARRPKDCAVIAEMDGRVEFGRDYKNKRRIKITPEVNADGVQGEPVEFLIPKGKHISVHDGDLIQKGDYIIDGNPDPHDLLRIQGVEALAEYLVNEVQEVYRLQGVPINDKHIEVIVRQMLQKVEVLDSGETTLIRGDTVEVAEAVLENAKVEKRGGRLATTQPVLLGITKASLQTRSFISAASFQETTRVLTDASVHGKKDMLEGLKENVIVGRLIPAGTGAYLRSLQKIANERDAELTQAREDAIEPLPADLQLELENSEG, encoded by the coding sequence ATGAACCAGGAAGTCCTGAACATCTTCAACCCGGTCCCGGTCACGCCGACCTTCGACCAGATCAAGATCGCCCTGGCCTCGCCGGAGAAGATCCGGTCGTGGTCGTTCGGCGAGATCAAGAAGCCGGAAACCATCAACTACCGCACGTTCAAGCCCGAGCGTGACGGCCTGTTCTGCGCCCGTATCTTTGGCCCGACCAAGGACTACGAATGCCTGTGCGGCAAGTACAAGCGCATGAAGTACAAGGGCATCATCTGCGAGAAGTGCGGCGTTGAAGTCACCCTGGCCCGCGTTCGCCGCGAGCGTATGGGTCACATCGACCTGGCCGCCCCGGTCGCCCACATCTGGTTCCTGAAGTCGCTGCCCAGCCGCATCTCGCTGATGCTGGACATGGCGCTGAAGGACGTGGAACGCGTCCTGTACTTCGAGAACTACATCGTCACCGAGCCGGGCCTGACCCCGCTGAAGCAGAACCAGCTGCTGACGGAAGACGAGTTCTATCGCTATCAGGAAGAGTTCGGCGATGACGGCTTCACCGCCGAGATCGGCGCCGAGGCCGTCCGCAACCTGCTGATGGGCATCGACCTGCACGCCGAGGCCGAGAAGCACCGTGGCGAACTGGCCGACAACCCCTCGGAAATGAAGGCCAAGAAGGCCTCCAAGCGCCTGAAGCTGATCGAGGCCTTCCTCGAATCCGGCAACAAGCCCGAGTGGATGATCCTGACCATCGTGCCGGTCATCCCGCCGGAACTGCGTCCGCTGGTGCCGCTGGACGGCGGCCGTTTCGCGACGTCGGACCTGAACGACCTGTATCGCCGCGTCATCAACCGCAACAACCGCCTGAAGCGCCTGATGGAGCTGCGCGCGCCGGACATCATCATCCGCAACGAAAAGCGGATGCTGCAGGAGTCCGTCGACGCCCTGTTCGACAACGGCCGTCGCGGTCGCGTCATCACCGGCGCGAACAAGCGCCCGCTGAAGTCGCTGGCCGACATGCTGAAGGGCAAACAGGGTCGCTTCCGTCAGAACCTGCTGGGCAAGCGCGTCGACTATTCGGGCCGTTCGGTCATCACCGTGGGACCGGAACTGAAGCTGCACGAGTGCGGCCTGCCCAAGAAGATGGCGCTGGAGCTGTTCAAGCCGTTCATCTATGCGCGCCTGGACGCCAAGGGCCTGTCGGGCACCGTCAAACAGTCCAAGCGCATGGTCGAGCGCGAACAGCCCGCCGTCTGGGACATCCTGGACGAGGTGATCCGCGAACACCCGGTCCTGCTGAACCGCGCGCCGACGCTGCACCGTCTGGGCATCCAGGCGTTCGAGCCCAAGCTGATCGAGGGCAAGGCCATCCGCCTGCACCCGCTGGTCTGCACCGCCTTCAACGCCGACTTCGACGGCGACCAGATGGCTGTCCACGTTCCGCTGTCGCTGGAAGCGCAACTGGAAGCGCGCGTCCTGATGATGTCGACGAACAACATCCTGTCGCCCGCCAACGGCAAGCCGATCATCGTGCCGTCGCAGGACATCGTCCTGGGCCTGTACTATCTGTCGCTGGTCAAGGACGGCGAGCCGGGTGAAGGCAAGCTGTTCGCCAACATCGGCGAGATCGACGCGGCGCTGGACGCCAAGGTCGTCACCCTGCACAGCCGCATCAAGGCGCGCTGGACCGAGCAGGACGCGCAGGGCGCCGAAGTGACCAAGGTCATCGACACCACGCCCGGCCGGATGAAGCTGGCGGCCCTGCTGCCGCGCAACCCGAACGTCGGCTATCGCCTGCTCGAAAAGAACCTGACCAAGAAGGAAATCGGCAACCTGATCGACGTGGTCTATCGCCACTGCGGTCAGAAGGCGACGGTGATCTTCGCCGATCAGATGATGGGCCTGGGCTTCCGCGAAGCCGCCAAGGCCGGCATCTCGTTCGGCAAGGACGACATCGTGATCCCGGCCAAGAAGGTCGAACTGGTCGCCGAGACCCGCACCCAGGTCGAGGAGTACGAACAACAGTACGCCGACGGCCTGATCACGCGCGGCGAGAAGTACAACAAGGTGGTCGACGCCTGGGCCAAGGCCACGGACCGGATCGCCGACGCCATGATGGGCGAGATCGCGCAACCGCGCGTGCTGATCGAGGGTGAAAACCCCGACATCAACTCGGTCTTCATGATGGCCAACTCGGGCGCCCGGGGTTCGCAGGCGCAGATGAAGCAACTGGGCGGCATGCGCGGCCTGATGGCCAAGCCGTCCGGCGAGATCATCGAGACGCCGATCACCTCGAACTTCAAGGAAGGCCTGACCGTCCTTGAATACTTCAACTCCACCCACGGCGCCCGCAAGGGTCTGGCCGACACCGCGCTGAAGACCGCCAACTCGGGTTACCTGACCCGCCGTCTGGTGGACGTGGCGCAGGACTCGATCGTCACCGAGATCGACTGCGGCTCGACGCGCGGCATCACCCTGCGTGCGGTGATGGAAGGCGGCGACGTGCTGGTCTCGCTGGGTCAGCGCATCCTGGGTCGCTATGCGGCCGAGGACATCAAGGAGCCGGGCACGGACACCGTCCTGTTCCCCGCCGACACCTATCTGGTGGAAGAAGTGGTCGAGGCCGTCGACGCCGCCGGCGTCCAGTCGGTCAAGGTCCGCTCGGCCCTGACCTGCGAAGCCGACGCCGGCATCTGCGCCCACTGCTACGGCCGTGACCTGGCGCGCGGCACCAACGTCAACATCGGCGAAGCGGTCGGCGTCATCGCCGCCCAGTCGATCGGCGAGCCGGGCACCCAGCTGACGATGCGGACCTTCCACATCGGCGGCACGGCCCAGGTGGCGGAAACCTCCTTCATGGAGGCGACCAACGCCGGTAACGCCCGCATCGCCGGCCCCACCGTCGTCGCGGCCCACGGCGACCTGGTGGCCATGAGCCGCAACGTCACCGTGACCGTGGTCGTCGACGGCAAGGACCGCGAGACGCACAAGGCTCCGTACGGCGCCCGCATCCGCGTCAAGGACGGCGGCGAAGTGAAGCGCGGCCAACGCCTGGCCGAGTGGGACCCCTACACCACCCCGATCCTGACCGAAGTCGGCGGCATCGTCCGCTTCGAAGATCTGGTCGAAGGTCTGTCCGTCAAGGAAGAGACCGACGAAGCGACGGGCATCGCCCAGCGCGTGGTCTCCGACTGGCGCGCCAGCCCGCGGGGCTCGGACCTGCGTCCGGCCATGGGCGTCACCCTGGGCGACGCCTACGCCAAGCTGTCGTCCGGTTCGGACGCCCGCTATCTGCTGCCGGTGGGCGCGGTTCTGTCCGTGTCGAACGGCGACGAGGTCAAGCCGGGCGAAATCATCGCCCGCGTCCCGACCGAAGGCGCCAAGACCCGCGACATCACCGGCGGTCTGCCGCGCGTCGCCGAACTGTTCGAAGCCCGTCGTCCGAAGGACTGCGCCGTCATCGCCGAGATGGATGGCCGCGTCGAATTCGGTCGCGACTACAAGAACAAGCGCCGCATCAAGATCACGCCGGAAGTCAACGCCGACGGCGTGCAGGGCGAACCGGTCGAGTTCCTGATCCCCAAGGGCAAGCACATCTCCGTCCACGACGGCGATCTGATCCAGAAGGGCGACTACATCATCGACGGCAACCCCGATCCGCACGATCTGCTGCGTATTCAGGGCGTCGAGGCGCTGGCCGAATATCTGGTGAACGAGGTGCAGGAGGTTTACCGACTGCAGGGCGTGCCGATCAACGACAAGCACATCGAAGTCATCGTGCGTCAGATGCTGCAGAAGGTGGAAGTGCTGGATTCGGGTGAAACCACCCTGATCCGCGGCGACACCGTCGAAGTGGCTGAAGCCGTTCTGGAAAACGCCAAGGTCGAGAAGCGCGGCGGCCGTCTGGCCACCACCCAGCCCGTCCTGCTGGGCATCACCAAGGCGTCGCTGCAGACCCGCAGCTTCATCTCGGCGGCGTCCTTCCAGGAGACCACCCGCGTCCTCACCGACGCCTCGGTCCACGGCAAGAAGGACATGCTGGAAGGCCTGAAGGAGAACGTCATCGTCGGCCGTCTGATCCCGGCCGGTACGGGCGCCTATCTGCGCAGCCTGCAGAAGATCGCCAACGAGCGTGACGCGGAACTGACGCAAGCCCGCGAAGACGCGATCGAGCCGCTGCCGGCCGATCTGCAACTGGAGCTGGAGAACAGCGAAGGCTGA
- a CDS encoding TonB family protein: MQAVLEAWPLSGGVAVALERGAEMKRIEFCVVLAGLAFMSGCAAPSGGGVANHHLLAESFAPTEQDGSVVLECILSGTGDLTECQVVSETPAGQGFGQAALDMAKNAKMKPGGAAGQRVRFTTRFRLAD; this comes from the coding sequence ATGCAAGCTGTGCTAGAAGCATGGCCGCTTTCAGGCGGTGTCGCGGTCGCTTTGGAGCGAGGGGCGGAAATGAAGAGAATCGAATTCTGCGTGGTCCTGGCGGGACTGGCGTTTATGTCGGGGTGCGCGGCGCCGTCCGGCGGCGGCGTGGCGAACCATCACTTGCTGGCGGAGAGTTTTGCGCCGACCGAACAGGACGGATCGGTTGTTCTGGAGTGCATTCTATCTGGAACTGGCGATCTGACGGAGTGTCAGGTCGTGTCCGAAACCCCAGCGGGGCAAGGTTTCGGACAGGCCGCGCTGGATATGGCCAAGAACGCGAAGATGAAGCCCGGCGGCGCGGCCGGTCAGAGGGTCCGCTTCACCACCCGATTTCGGCTGGCCGATTAA
- the rpsL gene encoding 30S ribosomal protein S12 — MPTINQLIRKPRKPKPTRNKVPALEGSPQRRGVCTRVYTTTPKKPNSALRKVAKVRLAKNGYEAVCYIPGEGHNLQEHSVVLIRGGRVKDLPGVRYHILRGVLDTQGVKDRKQRRSHYGAKRPK, encoded by the coding sequence ATGCCTACGATCAACCAGCTGATCCGCAAGCCGCGCAAGCCCAAGCCCACCCGCAACAAGGTGCCGGCCCTGGAGGGTTCGCCCCAGCGTCGCGGCGTCTGCACCCGCGTCTACACCACGACCCCGAAGAAGCCGAACTCGGCTCTGCGTAAGGTCGCCAAGGTCCGTCTGGCCAAGAACGGCTACGAAGCCGTGTGCTATATCCCCGGCGAAGGCCACAACCTGCAGGAACACTCGGTCGTTCTGATCCGCGGCGGCCGCGTCAAGGACTTGCCCGGCGTTCGCTACCACATCCTGCGCGGCGTTCTGGATACCCAAGGCGTCAAGGACCGCAAGCAGCGCCGTTCGCACTACGGCGCCAAGCGTCCGAAGTAA
- the rpsG gene encoding 30S ribosomal protein S7 codes for MSRRHRAQKREVLPDPKFGDLIVTKFMNYVMYEGKKAVAENIVYGAFDILADKKKDQEPVATFHAALDNVAPSVEVRSRRVGGATYQVPVEVRPDRRRALAIRWLVNAARKRGENTMTEKLAAELLDASNNRGTAVKKREDTHKMAEANRAFSHYRW; via the coding sequence ATGTCGCGTCGTCACCGCGCCCAGAAGCGTGAAGTTCTGCCGGATCCCAAGTTCGGGGACCTGATCGTCACCAAGTTCATGAACTACGTCATGTACGAAGGTAAGAAGGCCGTCGCCGAAAACATCGTGTACGGCGCCTTCGACATCCTGGCCGACAAGAAGAAGGACCAGGAGCCGGTCGCCACCTTCCACGCCGCCCTGGACAATGTCGCCCCGTCGGTCGAAGTCCGCTCGCGTCGCGTCGGCGGCGCCACCTATCAGGTGCCGGTCGAAGTCCGCCCGGACCGCCGCCGCGCCCTGGCCATCCGCTGGCTGGTCAACGCCGCGCGCAAGCGTGGTGAAAACACCATGACGGAAAAGCTGGCCGCCGAGCTGCTGGACGCCTCCAACAACCGCGGCACCGCGGTCAAGAAGCGCGAAGACACCCACAAGATGGCCGAAGCCAACCGCGCGTTCAGCCACTACCGCTGGTAA
- the fusA gene encoding elongation factor G: MPRTNKIEDYRNFGIMAHIDAGKTTTTERILFYTGRNHKMGETHDGASTMDWMDQEQERGITITSAATTAFWKGKRLNIIDTPGHVDFTIEVERSLRVLDGAVTVLDGNAGVEPQTETVWRQADKYRVPRIVFVNKMDKIGADFNASVESIRDRLGAKAVPIQLPIGAENLLKGVIDLVEMKALVWETDTVGADADVREIPADMAEEVAAARQYLIDNAIELDDEAMEAYLEGNEPSVETLKKCIRKAVLTGAFYPILGGSAFKNKGVQPLLDAVIDYLPSPIDIPATPGIDFKTEEPVTRKASDDEPLSVLAFKIMDDPFVGSLTFCRLYSGKMETGMSLLNSSRDKKERVGRMLQMHSNNREDIKEAYAGDIVALAGLKETRTGDTLCDPIKSPIILEKMEFPAPVIEISVEPKTKADQEKLGVALAKLASEDPSFTVSTDHESGQTILKGMGELHLDIKIDILKRTYKVEATIGAPQVAYRESLGRKVDIDYTHKKQTGGTGQFARVMITFEPGEPGSGFVFENSIVGGAVPKEYIPGVEKGLNSAKDNGLLAGFPLIDFKATLTDGKFHDVDSSVLAFEIAARAAFRELKEKGSPKLLEPIMAVEVVTPEEYLGSVIGDLNGRRGMIQGQDMRGNATVVNAFVPLANMFGYVNTLRGMSQGRAQFTMQYDHYEPVPQHVADEVIKKYA, encoded by the coding sequence ATGCCCCGCACGAATAAAATCGAAGACTATCGCAACTTCGGCATCATGGCCCACATCGACGCGGGCAAGACGACGACGACCGAACGGATCCTGTTCTACACCGGCCGCAACCACAAAATGGGCGAGACGCACGACGGCGCGTCCACCATGGACTGGATGGACCAGGAGCAGGAACGCGGCATCACCATCACGTCGGCCGCGACGACCGCCTTCTGGAAAGGCAAGCGCCTCAACATCATCGACACCCCCGGACACGTGGACTTCACCATTGAAGTCGAGCGTTCGCTGCGCGTGCTCGACGGCGCCGTGACGGTGCTGGACGGCAACGCCGGCGTCGAGCCGCAGACGGAAACCGTCTGGCGCCAGGCCGACAAATACCGCGTGCCGCGCATCGTCTTCGTCAACAAGATGGACAAGATCGGCGCCGACTTTAACGCGTCGGTCGAGTCGATCCGCGACCGCCTGGGCGCCAAGGCCGTGCCGATCCAACTGCCGATCGGCGCTGAAAACCTGCTGAAGGGCGTCATCGACCTGGTCGAGATGAAGGCCCTGGTCTGGGAAACCGACACGGTCGGCGCCGACGCCGACGTGCGCGAAATCCCGGCCGATATGGCTGAGGAAGTCGCCGCCGCTCGCCAGTACCTGATCGACAACGCCATCGAACTCGACGACGAGGCGATGGAAGCCTATCTGGAAGGCAACGAGCCTTCGGTCGAAACCCTGAAGAAGTGCATCCGCAAGGCCGTGCTGACCGGCGCCTTCTATCCGATCCTGGGCGGCTCGGCGTTCAAGAACAAGGGCGTGCAGCCCCTGCTGGACGCGGTCATCGACTATCTGCCGTCGCCCATCGACATCCCGGCGACCCCGGGCATCGACTTCAAGACCGAAGAACCCGTCACCCGCAAGGCGTCGGACGACGAGCCCCTGTCGGTGCTGGCTTTCAAGATCATGGACGACCCGTTCGTCGGCTCGCTGACCTTCTGCCGCCTGTACTCGGGCAAGATGGAAACCGGCATGTCGCTGCTGAACTCGTCGCGTGACAAGAAAGAGCGCGTCGGCCGCATGCTGCAGATGCACTCCAACAACCGCGAAGACATCAAGGAAGCCTATGCCGGCGACATCGTCGCCCTGGCCGGCCTGAAGGAAACCCGCACGGGCGACACCCTGTGCGATCCGATCAAGTCGCCCATCATCCTGGAGAAGATGGAATTCCCGGCCCCGGTCATCGAGATCTCGGTCGAGCCCAAGACCAAGGCCGACCAGGAGAAGCTGGGCGTCGCCCTGGCCAAGCTGGCTTCGGAAGACCCGTCCTTCACCGTCTCGACCGACCACGAGTCGGGCCAGACCATCCTGAAGGGCATGGGCGAGCTTCACCTGGACATCAAGATCGACATCCTGAAGCGCACCTACAAGGTCGAGGCCACAATCGGCGCGCCGCAGGTCGCCTATCGTGAATCGCTGGGCCGCAAGGTCGACATCGACTACACCCACAAGAAGCAGACCGGCGGCACGGGCCAGTTCGCCCGTGTCATGATTACCTTCGAACCCGGCGAGCCGGGCTCGGGCTTCGTGTTCGAGAACTCGATCGTCGGCGGCGCGGTGCCGAAGGAATATATCCCCGGTGTCGAAAAGGGCCTGAACTCGGCCAAGGACAACGGCCTGCTGGCCGGCTTCCCGCTGATCGACTTCAAGGCGACGCTGACGGACGGCAAGTTCCACGACGTCGACTCCAGCGTGCTGGCGTTCGAAATCGCGGCTCGCGCCGCTTTCCGCGAACTGAAGGAAAAGGGTTCGCCCAAGCTGCTCGAGCCGATCATGGCGGTGGAAGTCGTGACCCCCGAGGAATACCTCGGCTCGGTCATCGGCGACCTGAACGGCCGTCGCGGCATGATCCAGGGTCAGGACATGCGCGGCAACGCCACCGTCGTGAACGCCTTCGTGCCGCTGGCCAACATGTTCGGCTATGTGAACACGCTGCGCGGCATGTCGCAGGGCCGCGCCCAGTTCACCATGCAATACGATCACTACGAACCGGTGCCGCAACACGTCGCCGACGAAGTGATCAAGAAGTACGCCTAA
- the tuf gene encoding elongation factor Tu: protein MAKEKFERTKPHCNIGTIGHVDHGKTTLTAAITMTLAKAGGAKAMNYADIDAAPEEKARGITINTAHVEYETANRHYAHVDCPGHADYVKNMITGAAQMDGAILVVSAADGPMPQTREHILLARQVGVPALVVFMNKVDLVDDEELLELVEMEVRELLSSYQFPGDDIPITKGSAKAATDGVNPEIGEQRVLALMETVDAYIPQPERPVDLPFLMPVEDVFSISGRGTVVTGRVEKGIVKVGEEVEIVGIRPVQKTTCTGVEMFRKLLDQGQAGDNVGVLLRGTKREDVERGQVLCKPGSITPHTKFQAEAYILTKEEGGRHTPFFTNYRPQFYFRTTDVTGIVHLKEGVEMIMPGDNAELSVELITPIAMDQGLRFAIREGGRTVGAGVVAKIVE, encoded by the coding sequence ATGGCCAAGGAAAAGTTCGAACGCACGAAGCCGCACTGCAACATCGGCACGATTGGTCACGTTGACCACGGCAAGACGACGCTGACGGCTGCGATCACGATGACGCTGGCGAAGGCCGGCGGCGCGAAGGCGATGAACTACGCCGACATCGACGCTGCGCCGGAAGAAAAGGCCCGCGGCATCACGATCAACACCGCGCACGTGGAATATGAGACGGCCAACCGTCACTACGCCCACGTCGACTGCCCCGGCCACGCCGACTATGTGAAGAACATGATCACGGGCGCCGCGCAGATGGACGGCGCGATCCTGGTGGTTTCGGCCGCTGACGGCCCGATGCCGCAAACGCGCGAGCACATCCTGCTGGCCCGTCAGGTCGGCGTGCCGGCCCTGGTGGTCTTCATGAACAAGGTCGACCTGGTCGACGACGAAGAACTGCTGGAACTGGTCGAGATGGAAGTGCGCGAGCTGCTCTCGTCGTACCAGTTCCCGGGCGACGATATTCCGATCACCAAGGGTTCGGCCAAGGCCGCGACCGACGGCGTGAACCCGGAAATCGGCGAACAGCGCGTTCTGGCCCTGATGGAAACCGTCGACGCCTACATCCCGCAGCCGGAACGTCCGGTCGACCTGCCGTTCCTGATGCCGGTCGAAGACGTGTTCTCGATCTCGGGCCGCGGCACCGTGGTCACGGGCCGCGTCGAGAAGGGCATCGTCAAGGTCGGTGAAGAAGTCGAGATCGTCGGCATCCGTCCGGTCCAGAAGACGACCTGCACGGGCGTGGAAATGTTCCGCAAGCTGCTGGATCAAGGTCAGGCCGGTGACAACGTCGGCGTCCTGCTGCGCGGCACCAAGCGTGAAGACGTCGAGCGCGGCCAGGTGCTGTGCAAGCCGGGCTCCATCACCCCGCACACCAAGTTCCAGGCCGAAGCCTACATCCTGACGAAGGAAGAAGGCGGCCGCCACACGCCGTTCTTCACCAACTATCGTCCGCAGTTCTACTTCCGCACGACGGACGTGACGGGCATCGTCCACCTGAAGGAAGGCGTCGAGATGATCATGCCCGGCGACAACGCCGAGCTGAGCGTCGAGCTGATCACGCCGATCGCGATGGACCAGGGCCTGCGCTTCGCCATCCGTGAAGGCGGCCGCACCGTCGGCGCCGGCGTCGTGGCCAAGATCGTCGAGTAA
- a CDS encoding carboxylesterase family protein, with protein sequence MRSFLLLILLFLSACATHPGKVDHVRFAGDGKTVLAATEHGAVRGVEGDGTRAFLGVPFAAPPVGDGRWRAPQPVEPWSGVRDATRIGSDCTQAIGRRAILGGGGGIVVGSEDCLYLNIYAPAGQPEQARPVMVYIPGGAFTVGAGANYDPSRLARDQGRVVVTMNYRLGALGWLAHPGFQATGEGFGGNFGLMDQQAALKWVHRNIAAFGGDPGNVTLFAESAGAWTACYLMASPGSEGLYQRVILQSGGCLEPSSLVSAHDAALSGPMFAERLGCGGTDAIACLKALPAWRLSRAPSLRAGINGPGSWGPVHTDATVPESPAVALREGRFTQVPVLIGTNLDEGRLFANEVRTMDRYQKETIWMYGDEGQRVLDRYPVGEDGPAYAIAANFTDQRFACPSQALRRVLSAHVPVWGYEFADRRAPFVLPDWIVGLDLGAYHASELAYVFGTSWVFADVKRFTPQQKALSDRMQRLWAAFGTQGFDAEWPRVEGAGPVRVFAPEGDRMDHDFFTRHHCAFWDGTPFGAVH encoded by the coding sequence ATGCGTTCGTTTCTGTTGCTGATCCTGCTGTTCCTGAGCGCCTGCGCCACCCATCCCGGCAAGGTCGATCATGTGCGGTTCGCCGGGGATGGGAAGACGGTGCTGGCCGCGACTGAGCACGGGGCCGTGCGCGGGGTCGAGGGGGATGGAACGCGGGCCTTTCTGGGCGTGCCGTTCGCCGCCCCGCCGGTGGGCGACGGGCGCTGGCGCGCGCCGCAGCCGGTCGAGCCGTGGTCCGGTGTGCGGGATGCCACGCGGATCGGCTCGGACTGCACCCAGGCCATCGGCCGACGCGCGATCCTGGGCGGGGGCGGCGGGATCGTGGTGGGGTCCGAGGACTGTCTGTATCTGAACATCTACGCCCCGGCCGGTCAGCCGGAACAGGCGCGGCCGGTCATGGTCTATATCCCGGGCGGCGCCTTCACCGTGGGGGCCGGCGCCAACTATGATCCGTCCAGACTGGCCCGCGATCAGGGGCGGGTGGTGGTGACGATGAACTATCGGCTGGGGGCCCTGGGCTGGCTGGCCCATCCGGGGTTTCAGGCGACGGGCGAAGGGTTCGGCGGCAACTTCGGCCTGATGGATCAGCAGGCGGCGCTGAAATGGGTGCATCGCAATATCGCGGCCTTCGGCGGCGATCCGGGAAACGTGACGCTTTTCGCCGAGAGCGCCGGGGCGTGGACGGCCTGTTACCTTATGGCGTCGCCGGGGTCTGAGGGGTTGTATCAGCGGGTCATCCTGCAGAGCGGCGGCTGTCTGGAGCCGTCGTCCCTGGTCAGCGCGCACGACGCCGCCCTGTCGGGGCCGATGTTCGCCGAACGGCTGGGGTGCGGCGGAACGGATGCGATCGCGTGTCTGAAGGCGCTGCCCGCATGGCGGCTGTCGCGCGCGCCGTCGTTGAGGGCGGGGATCAACGGGCCGGGGTCGTGGGGACCGGTGCATACGGATGCGACCGTGCCGGAAAGTCCGGCCGTGGCGCTGCGCGAGGGGCGGTTCACCCAGGTTCCGGTGCTGATCGGGACGAATCTGGACGAGGGGCGTCTGTTCGCCAACGAGGTGAGGACGATGGATCGCTATCAGAAGGAGACGATCTGGATGTATGGCGACGAGGGCCAGCGGGTTCTGGACCGCTATCCGGTCGGAGAGGACGGGCCGGCCTACGCCATCGCCGCCAACTTCACAGACCAGAGGTTCGCCTGTCCGTCACAGGCGCTGCGGCGGGTGCTGTCGGCCCATGTGCCGGTCTGGGGCTATGAGTTCGCGGATCGGCGGGCGCCGTTCGTGCTGCCGGACTGGATCGTGGGGCTGGACCTGGGCGCCTATCACGCCAGCGAACTGGCCTATGTGTTCGGGACCAGCTGGGTGTTCGCGGATGTAAAGCGGTTCACGCCGCAGCAGAAGGCGTTGTCGGATCGGATGCAACGCCTGTGGGCGGCGTTCGGCACGCAAGGCTTCGACGCGGAATGGCCCCGCGTAGAGGGTGCGGGCCCGGTGCGGGTGTTCGCGCCCGAGGGCGACCGGATGGACCACGACTTCTTTACGCGCCACCACTGCGCCTTCTGGGACGGGACGCCGTTCGGCGCGGTCCACTGA